A window of the Tessaracoccus sp. MC1865 genome harbors these coding sequences:
- a CDS encoding deoxyribonuclease IV, giving the protein MSFPLGAHVDSVNPLADAAALGAGVVQIFLGDPQSWKKPAALTEGGAEALRLAAAEAGVQLVVHSPYALNVASLNNRVRIPSRKLLQQTVDEAAAVGALGVVVHGGHVTAKDDPAVGYENWRKCVDGLKLPVPIFIENTAGGGQAMARYEESIERLWDAISGSDNIGQVGFCLDTCHAHAGGLELDGLVGRIKAITGRIDVVHCNDSRDAYDSGADRHANLGQGQADPEALIAIIREAAVPTILETPGGVPEHDADLAWLRARL; this is encoded by the coding sequence ATGTCTTTCCCCCTCGGTGCCCACGTCGACTCCGTCAACCCCCTCGCCGACGCCGCCGCGCTCGGCGCCGGAGTAGTGCAGATCTTCCTCGGCGACCCGCAGAGCTGGAAGAAGCCCGCGGCCCTCACCGAGGGCGGGGCCGAGGCCCTCAGGCTGGCCGCCGCCGAGGCGGGCGTGCAGCTGGTCGTCCACTCCCCGTACGCGCTCAACGTCGCTTCGCTGAACAACCGCGTGCGCATCCCCAGCCGCAAGCTGCTGCAGCAGACCGTCGACGAGGCGGCTGCCGTGGGCGCGCTCGGGGTGGTGGTGCACGGCGGTCACGTCACCGCGAAGGACGACCCGGCCGTCGGGTACGAGAACTGGCGCAAGTGCGTGGACGGATTGAAACTGCCGGTGCCGATCTTCATCGAGAACACGGCCGGTGGCGGGCAGGCGATGGCGCGCTACGAGGAGTCGATCGAGCGGCTGTGGGACGCCATCTCAGGTTCGGACAACATCGGGCAGGTCGGGTTCTGCCTCGACACGTGCCACGCCCACGCGGGCGGGCTGGAGCTCGACGGCCTGGTGGGGCGCATCAAGGCGATCACCGGCCGCATCGACGTGGTGCACTGCAACGACTCCCGCGACGCCTACGACAGCGGCGCCGACCGGCACGCCAACCTGGGTCAGGGTCAGGCGGACCCGGAGGCGCTCATCGCGATCATCCGCGAAGCGGCCGTGCCGACCATCCTGGAGACCCCCGGCGGGGTCCCGGAGCACGACGCCGACCTGGCGTGGCTCCGGGCCCGGCTCTGA
- the xylB gene encoding xylulokinase, protein MALVAGVDTSTQSCKVLIVDADSGAVVRRGQASHPDRTAVDPEHWWNAFQQAVEQAGGLDDVEALSVGGQQHGMVALDADGRVIRDALLWNDTRSAGAAADLRAEFDGWAEAVGHLPLASFTQTKLRWLAEEEPDNAARVAAVALPHDWLTWRIRGARSLDDLVTDRSDASGTGYFDSVANEYRRDLLSLALRRDAANVVLPRVLRPHEAVEGPGFLIGPGAGDNAAAALGLGLAPGQTSLSIGTSGVVAAVSGTPVADATGTVNGFADATGAWLPLTATLNAARILDSARSVLGVDFDELARLALSAEPGAGGLTLVPWFEGERTPNLPDATASLVGMTLANFTPSNLARAAVEGLLGLLGGGLDAVRALGVAVERVSLIGGGAKSEAVRRIAPAVLGVPVDVPPAGEYVALGAARQAAWVLTGTLPTWELAGSETYEAASKPEVMERYRAEAERLAVANGWK, encoded by the coding sequence ATGGCATTGGTGGCAGGCGTCGACACCTCGACACAGTCGTGCAAGGTGCTCATCGTCGATGCCGACTCCGGCGCTGTGGTGCGCCGGGGCCAGGCGTCGCACCCCGACAGGACCGCCGTCGACCCGGAACACTGGTGGAACGCGTTCCAGCAGGCTGTCGAGCAGGCCGGCGGGCTGGATGACGTCGAGGCGCTGAGCGTCGGCGGTCAGCAGCACGGCATGGTGGCGCTGGACGCCGACGGCCGCGTGATCCGCGATGCACTGCTCTGGAACGACACCCGCTCAGCGGGGGCCGCCGCAGACCTGCGCGCGGAGTTCGACGGCTGGGCGGAGGCCGTCGGCCACCTGCCGCTGGCGTCGTTCACGCAGACGAAGCTTCGCTGGCTGGCGGAGGAGGAGCCTGACAACGCGGCGCGGGTCGCCGCCGTCGCGCTCCCGCACGACTGGCTGACGTGGCGCATCCGTGGCGCACGCTCGCTCGACGACCTGGTCACGGACCGCTCCGACGCGTCGGGCACGGGCTACTTCGACTCCGTCGCCAATGAGTACCGCCGCGACCTGTTGTCGTTGGCGCTGCGACGCGACGCCGCGAATGTGGTGTTGCCCCGCGTCCTGCGTCCCCACGAGGCGGTCGAGGGGCCGGGGTTCCTCATTGGGCCCGGCGCCGGCGACAACGCGGCGGCCGCTCTGGGGCTGGGCCTCGCGCCCGGCCAGACGTCGCTGTCGATCGGCACTTCGGGCGTGGTGGCTGCAGTCTCCGGCACCCCGGTGGCCGACGCCACCGGCACAGTGAACGGCTTCGCGGACGCCACCGGTGCCTGGCTGCCACTCACCGCCACCCTCAACGCGGCCCGCATCCTCGACAGCGCCCGCTCCGTGCTGGGCGTCGATTTCGACGAGCTGGCCAGGCTGGCGCTGTCGGCAGAGCCCGGCGCCGGCGGGCTGACGCTCGTGCCGTGGTTCGAGGGCGAACGCACGCCCAACCTGCCCGACGCCACGGCCTCGCTGGTGGGCATGACGCTGGCCAACTTCACGCCGTCGAACCTCGCCCGCGCCGCCGTCGAGGGCCTGCTGGGCCTGCTCGGTGGGGGTCTTGATGCGGTGCGAGCGCTCGGTGTCGCCGTTGAGCGCGTGTCGCTGATCGGTGGCGGCGCCAAGTCTGAGGCCGTGCGACGGATCGCCCCCGCGGTGCTCGGGGTGCCCGTGGACGTGCCGCCGGCCGGCGAGTACGTGGCGCTGGGTGCCGCGCGTCAGGCCGCGTGGGTGCTGACCGGAACGCTCCCCACCTGGGAGCTGGCCGGCTCCGAGACCTACGAGGCCGCGTCGAAGCCGGAGGTCATGGAGCGCTACCGCGCAGAGGCCGAGCGGCTGGCTGTCGCCAACGGCTGGAAGTAG
- the xylA gene encoding xylose isomerase, translating to MSDLRYSFGLWTVAWRGTDPFGSDTRPEFDPWYYTDKLAELGAWGVTFHDNDVYPFDADDATVAKRLAKFKEACDASGLTIEMVTTNTFSHPMFKDGGLTSNDRSVRRYGLRKILHAVDIAADMGASTFVMWGGREGAEYDSSKDYHAAHARYAEGLDTVAGYIKEQGYGLRIGLEPKPNEPRGDILLPTIGHALGLINTLEHGDIVGLNPEVGHEQMANLNYTQGLGLALYCDKLFHIDLNGQRGLKYDQDLVFGHGDLMSAFFTVDLIVNGFPASPDAPRYDGPIHFDYKPSRTEGVEGIWDSAKANMEAFTMLADRAKAFRADPEVQELMKKASIFELAEPTLAEGETIADLRKAEMPDPAEKGAREYHFVELQQAALRHLLKG from the coding sequence GTGTCTGATCTTCGTTATTCCTTCGGTCTCTGGACGGTGGCCTGGCGTGGCACCGATCCCTTCGGCAGCGACACGCGGCCTGAGTTCGACCCCTGGTACTACACCGACAAGCTCGCCGAGCTCGGCGCCTGGGGTGTGACCTTCCACGACAACGACGTCTATCCGTTCGATGCCGACGACGCCACCGTCGCCAAGCGGCTGGCCAAGTTCAAGGAGGCGTGTGACGCTTCCGGCCTGACCATCGAGATGGTCACCACCAACACCTTCAGCCACCCCATGTTCAAGGACGGCGGCCTGACCTCGAACGACCGCTCCGTGCGTCGCTACGGGCTGCGCAAGATCCTGCACGCCGTCGACATCGCCGCCGACATGGGTGCCAGCACGTTCGTCATGTGGGGCGGGCGTGAGGGCGCCGAGTACGACAGCTCCAAGGACTACCACGCGGCACACGCGCGCTACGCCGAGGGCCTCGACACCGTCGCCGGCTACATCAAGGAGCAGGGCTACGGGTTGCGCATCGGCCTGGAGCCCAAGCCCAACGAGCCGCGCGGCGACATCCTCCTGCCCACCATCGGGCACGCGCTGGGCCTGATCAACACGCTCGAGCACGGCGACATCGTGGGCCTGAACCCGGAGGTCGGCCACGAGCAGATGGCCAACCTCAACTACACCCAGGGCCTCGGGCTGGCGCTGTACTGCGACAAGCTCTTCCACATCGACCTCAACGGCCAGCGGGGCCTGAAGTACGACCAGGACCTCGTGTTCGGCCACGGCGACCTCATGAGCGCCTTCTTCACCGTCGACCTCATCGTCAACGGCTTCCCCGCCAGCCCGGACGCGCCGCGCTACGACGGCCCGATCCACTTCGACTACAAGCCCAGCCGCACCGAGGGCGTCGAGGGCATCTGGGATTCCGCGAAGGCCAACATGGAGGCCTTCACGATGCTCGCGGACCGCGCCAAGGCCTTCCGCGCCGATCCCGAGGTGCAGGAACTGATGAAGAAGGCCTCCATCTTCGAGCTCGCGGAGCCCACCCTCGCCGAGGGCGAGACCATCGCGGACCTGCGCAAGGCCGAGATGCCGGATCCCGCCGAGAAGGGCGCCCGCGAGTATCATTTCGTCGAACTTCAGCAGGCAGCGCTGCGGCACCTGCTCAAGGGCTAG
- a CDS encoding Na+/H+ antiporter subunit A, translating into MLYALIAVHAILGALTPLIVKRMGARAYFILALAPLAAGSWLVSKAPLILAGRPYVEAYGWIPALDIDLTLRLGLLQWVLAMIVTWIGVGVLIYSRWYFEGLTSGRSAAVLTLFAGTMLGLVTADNLVVLYVFWELTTVFSYLLIGHDPTRRANRGAAHTALVVTTTGGLAMLIGIIALWSASGTFSLEQIVANPPTGVLATAGALLMLVGALSKSALVPFHFWLPGAMAAPTPISAYLHAAAMVKAGVYLVAVLAPAFATVPFWRPAVMLLGTLTMIMGGWRALRQTDLKLLLAYGTVSQLGFMVLLAGIGTEAAALAAIGTVIAHALFKSTLFLCVGLIDHSAGTRDIRELSGVGYRVPWLAVLAGLAALSMAGMPPLVGFLTKEAAFESIVYLVVGDIQAVTPLAAAALAVALVFGSAITVAYSLRFWWGAFASKDGAPALSWHRPALGMAGVPMFLGALSLVLGFLGPQLTEILTPYAAQVGHGQPSHGLALWHGVSWPLGMSMIAVAAGVLLFVFRERIADIQGTFPTTTTSEEIFHRSMHGLDRISVEVTARTQRGSLSIYLGTILLVMVALSTYAMLRIRIWPTYRLFDNWPQLLVAAVMVTAAALAAASRGRIRAVLLVGVTGYGLALLFAMGGAPDLALTQVLVETVTVVVFVLVVRKLPRYFTNRPLSSTRWWRVLIALAVGTTVTLISLVAVGARVAEPVSKAWYEAAYEFGYGKNIVNVALVDIRAWDTLGEISVLVIAATGVASLIFLRSRVVGITSTAQAFESREDEPQADSSPGVWLRAGQTLSPMVRSLVFEVVTRMLFGVMIVVSVYLLLAGHNWPGGGFAGGLVAGMALMTRYLAAGRHELDEAAPFDAGRLLGGGLILALLAAITPVFFGGNILQSYDAHLTIPLLGELHLVSSTVFDIGVYLVVIGMLLDVARSLGSGIDQHASEEIAPMPIPDSTKAIPGYGERR; encoded by the coding sequence GTGCTCTATGCCCTGATCGCCGTCCATGCGATTCTGGGCGCCCTCACGCCCCTGATCGTGAAGCGGATGGGGGCCCGTGCCTACTTCATCCTGGCGCTCGCCCCGTTGGCCGCAGGCAGCTGGTTGGTCTCCAAGGCGCCGCTGATCCTGGCGGGCCGCCCCTACGTCGAGGCCTACGGCTGGATCCCGGCGCTCGACATCGATCTCACGCTGCGCCTGGGCCTGCTCCAGTGGGTCCTGGCGATGATCGTCACCTGGATCGGTGTGGGCGTCCTGATCTACTCCCGCTGGTACTTCGAGGGCCTCACCAGCGGCCGGTCCGCCGCGGTGCTCACGCTCTTCGCCGGCACGATGCTGGGGCTGGTCACCGCGGACAACCTGGTGGTGCTCTACGTCTTCTGGGAACTGACCACGGTCTTCTCCTACCTGCTGATCGGCCACGACCCCACCCGCCGCGCCAACCGCGGCGCCGCGCACACCGCGCTGGTCGTGACCACCACCGGTGGCCTGGCCATGTTGATCGGCATCATCGCCCTCTGGAGCGCCTCCGGCACGTTCTCCCTCGAGCAGATCGTCGCCAACCCGCCGACGGGGGTCCTCGCCACGGCGGGCGCGCTCCTGATGCTGGTGGGCGCCCTGTCGAAGTCGGCGCTCGTGCCGTTCCACTTCTGGCTGCCGGGTGCGATGGCGGCACCCACGCCCATCTCCGCCTACCTGCACGCCGCGGCCATGGTGAAGGCCGGCGTCTACCTTGTCGCCGTGCTGGCCCCGGCGTTCGCGACGGTACCGTTCTGGCGGCCGGCCGTGATGCTGCTGGGCACCCTCACGATGATCATGGGCGGCTGGCGCGCGCTGCGCCAGACGGACCTCAAGCTGCTGCTGGCCTACGGCACTGTCTCCCAGTTGGGGTTCATGGTGCTGCTGGCGGGCATCGGCACGGAGGCTGCCGCGTTGGCGGCCATCGGCACCGTCATCGCCCACGCGCTGTTCAAGTCCACCCTGTTCCTGTGCGTCGGCCTCATCGACCACTCCGCCGGCACCCGCGACATCCGCGAGCTCAGCGGTGTCGGGTACCGGGTGCCCTGGCTGGCCGTCCTCGCGGGCCTCGCGGCGCTCTCCATGGCCGGCATGCCGCCGTTGGTGGGCTTCCTCACGAAGGAGGCGGCGTTCGAGTCGATCGTCTACCTGGTGGTCGGCGACATCCAGGCTGTCACGCCCCTCGCTGCGGCGGCGCTGGCCGTCGCGCTGGTGTTCGGCTCCGCCATCACCGTGGCCTACTCGCTGCGCTTCTGGTGGGGCGCCTTCGCCTCCAAGGACGGCGCCCCGGCGCTCAGCTGGCACCGTCCCGCCCTCGGCATGGCCGGCGTGCCGATGTTCCTGGGCGCGCTCAGCCTGGTGCTGGGCTTCCTCGGCCCCCAGCTCACGGAGATTCTCACCCCCTACGCCGCCCAGGTCGGGCACGGGCAGCCCAGCCACGGCCTCGCGCTGTGGCACGGCGTCTCCTGGCCGCTCGGGATGTCCATGATCGCGGTGGCCGCGGGCGTGCTCCTCTTCGTTTTCCGCGAGCGGATCGCCGACATCCAGGGCACGTTCCCGACGACCACCACGTCGGAGGAGATCTTCCACCGCTCGATGCACGGGCTGGACCGGATCTCCGTCGAGGTCACCGCGCGCACCCAGCGCGGCTCGTTGTCGATCTACCTCGGCACCATCCTGCTGGTGATGGTCGCCCTCTCCACCTACGCCATGCTGCGCATCCGCATCTGGCCCACCTACCGGCTCTTCGACAACTGGCCCCAACTCCTCGTCGCCGCCGTGATGGTGACCGCCGCGGCCCTGGCGGCCGCCTCCCGTGGCCGCATCCGCGCCGTCCTGCTCGTCGGCGTCACCGGCTACGGCCTCGCGCTGCTCTTCGCCATGGGCGGGGCGCCGGACCTCGCGCTCACCCAGGTCCTCGTCGAGACCGTCACAGTGGTGGTCTTCGTGCTCGTGGTGCGAAAGCTGCCGCGCTACTTCACCAACCGGCCGCTGAGCTCGACGCGGTGGTGGCGCGTGCTGATCGCGCTGGCCGTCGGCACCACGGTGACGCTGATCTCGCTGGTCGCCGTGGGCGCCCGGGTGGCAGAGCCCGTGTCCAAGGCCTGGTACGAGGCCGCCTACGAGTTCGGTTACGGCAAGAACATCGTCAACGTCGCGCTCGTGGACATCCGAGCCTGGGACACGCTCGGCGAGATCTCGGTGCTCGTCATCGCAGCCACCGGCGTCGCGTCGCTGATCTTCCTCCGCTCCCGGGTGGTGGGGATCACCTCGACGGCGCAGGCCTTCGAATCGCGCGAGGACGAGCCGCAGGCGGACAGCTCGCCGGGCGTGTGGCTGCGTGCCGGCCAGACGCTGTCGCCGATGGTGCGCTCGCTCGTCTTCGAGGTCGTCACCCGGATGCTGTTCGGCGTGATGATCGTGGTGTCGGTCTACCTGCTGCTCGCGGGCCACAACTGGCCGGGCGGCGGCTTCGCCGGTGGCCTCGTGGCGGGCATGGCGCTGATGACGCGCTACCTCGCCGCCGGCCGCCACGAACTGGACGAGGCCGCCCCGTTCGACGCCGGACGACTCCTCGGCGGCGGGCTCATCCTCGCGCTGCTCGCTGCCATCACCCCGGTGTTCTTCGGCGGCAACATCCTGCAGAGCTACGACGCCCACCTCACCATCCCCCTGCTCGGCGAGCTCCACCTCGTGTCCTCGACGGTCTTCGACATCGGCGTGTACCTCGTCGTGATCGGCATGCTGCTCGACGTGGCCCGCAGCCTCGGTTCCGGCATCGACCAGCACGCCTCCGAGGAGATCGCACCCATGCCCATCCCGGATTCCACCAAGGCGATCCCCGGCTACGGAGAGCGCCGATGA
- a CDS encoding Na(+)/H(+) antiporter subunit C gives MTANLVLAITAGALVAAGVYLLLERSLTRILLGVMVASNGVNLMFLVAAGKPALAPIIGLGDSGADGVSDPLPQAMVLTAIVITMAVAAFVLTLAYRSFQLHGHDEVADDVEDARIRQLALDDVTSESYEDTTFSDTGADVVSE, from the coding sequence ATGACAGCGAACCTCGTCCTGGCCATTACGGCCGGCGCCCTCGTCGCGGCAGGCGTGTACCTGCTGCTCGAGCGCTCCCTCACCCGCATCCTGCTGGGCGTCATGGTGGCCAGCAACGGCGTGAATCTGATGTTCCTGGTGGCGGCCGGCAAGCCGGCTCTGGCGCCGATCATCGGCCTCGGCGACTCCGGCGCGGACGGCGTCTCGGACCCGTTGCCCCAGGCGATGGTGCTCACCGCGATCGTCATCACCATGGCGGTGGCGGCGTTCGTGCTGACGCTCGCCTACCGCAGCTTCCAGCTGCACGGGCACGACGAGGTGGCCGACGACGTCGAGGATGCGCGCATCCGGCAGCTCGCGCTCGACGACGTCACCTCTGAGTCCTACGAGGACACCACCTTCTCCGACACCGGCGCGGACGTGGTCAGCGAATGA